Proteins from a single region of Lysinibacillus sp. JNUCC-52:
- a CDS encoding PstS family phosphate ABC transporter substrate-binding protein: MIVLQLIFVFIGVLFFTGIIAFTLLLNGAIHYLTLLFVLSISFFLLYTFLLLDWFKTKKRKVVVSTIIGVAVLIASIAPIQYHYKMSMATVDAEIDAYAYEPFVDHNKVVKNDTKASLQLKDPLPRLDGATAMYPLYAAFVEATYPKKEYPYYDSEVKVSRTPEAYQNLISGDVDVIFAAAPSESQIKIAEINGLTFEMTPIGREAFVFFVHHKNNVENLSLEQIKQIYAGEITNWREVGGANDSIRAFQRPADSGSQTTLEKMMGDTALMEAPAEDVASGMGGIIHEVSQYRNYKNAIGFTFRYYSTEMVGNKEIQLLSIDGIAPTKENIRNGTYPLTSEFYAVTTGTDNPNVKQFIDWIVSPEGQALVEKVGYVPVESF; this comes from the coding sequence ATGATAGTTTTGCAATTAATATTCGTGTTCATCGGCGTGTTATTTTTTACTGGAATAATTGCTTTTACTTTATTATTAAATGGTGCTATTCATTATTTAACTCTACTCTTCGTGCTATCGATAAGCTTCTTTTTACTCTATACGTTTCTATTGTTAGATTGGTTTAAGACAAAGAAGCGCAAAGTAGTGGTTTCGACAATTATTGGGGTTGCTGTTTTAATCGCTTCTATTGCACCCATTCAGTATCATTATAAAATGAGTATGGCTACTGTCGATGCTGAAATCGATGCGTATGCCTACGAACCATTCGTAGACCACAATAAGGTTGTGAAGAACGATACAAAAGCTTCATTACAATTGAAGGACCCATTACCGCGCTTAGATGGCGCAACGGCAATGTATCCCTTATATGCAGCTTTTGTAGAAGCGACATATCCTAAAAAGGAATACCCGTACTATGATAGTGAGGTTAAAGTAAGTCGAACGCCAGAGGCTTATCAAAATTTAATTTCAGGTGATGTTGATGTAATTTTTGCTGCGGCTCCTTCTGAGTCACAAATTAAGATAGCGGAGATCAATGGGCTGACATTTGAAATGACACCGATTGGGCGTGAAGCATTTGTCTTTTTTGTCCACCATAAAAATAATGTTGAAAATTTATCGCTAGAACAAATTAAACAAATTTACGCTGGAGAAATAACAAACTGGCGAGAGGTTGGAGGAGCTAATGACTCGATTCGTGCATTCCAACGACCTGCTGATAGCGGTAGTCAAACGACACTAGAAAAAATGATGGGTGATACTGCACTAATGGAGGCGCCAGCAGAAGATGTAGCATCTGGAATGGGCGGCATTATCCATGAGGTTTCTCAATATCGTAATTATAAAAATGCAATTGGTTTTACATTTAGGTACTATTCAACTGAAATGGTCGGCAATAAGGAAATTCAATTACTGTCCATTGATGGTATTGCACCAACAAAGGAAAATATTCGAAATGGTACATATCCACTTACATCGGAATTTTATGCAGTGACGACGGGGACAGACAATCCTAATGTTAAGCAGTTTATTGATTGGATTGTGTCACCAGAGGGGCAGGCATTAGTTGAAAAGGTGGGCTATGTTCCAGTAGAAAGTTTTTAA
- a CDS encoding cell wall hydrolase: MPRAKYRDADVALMARMMRAEAEGEGKQGMLYVGNVIVNRLVSNCLDFKDLRSIDDVIFQVQGGNYSFEAVQKGNMFYQRARETEKRLAKQNLDYWREHPAKFALWYFNPYAPCPPTWYGQPFTGQFKNHCFYEPAPDTCEGVYTG; encoded by the coding sequence TTGCCAAGAGCAAAATACCGTGATGCAGATGTCGCTTTGATGGCGAGGATGATGAGAGCAGAAGCCGAAGGTGAAGGTAAACAAGGTATGTTGTATGTTGGAAATGTCATTGTTAATCGGCTTGTATCAAATTGTTTAGATTTTAAAGATTTAAGATCGATTGACGATGTAATTTTTCAAGTACAGGGCGGAAATTATTCTTTTGAAGCGGTGCAAAAAGGGAATATGTTTTATCAACGAGCAAGGGAAACCGAGAAAAGATTGGCGAAACAGAACTTGGACTATTGGAGAGAGCACCCAGCGAAATTTGCCCTCTGGTACTTTAATCCATATGCACCGTGCCCTCCAACATGGTATGGCCAACCGTTCACTGGTCAATTTAAAAATCATTGTTTCTATGAACCAGCACCAGATACATGTGAAGGGGTTTACACTGGATAA